One segment of Mycobacterium spongiae DNA contains the following:
- a CDS encoding PE family protein yields the protein MSFLSISPELVATAAGDLTNIGSTLEAANAAASAATTELLAAGADEVSTRIAALFGTYGQEYQAISAQVAVYQQEFVQTLQGATSAYKWAEAANAEQTLLGLINPATQALLGRPLIGDGANATTPGGAGGDGGLLYGSGGNGAAGAPGQTGGAGGSAGLLGNGGNGGAGGTGGAAGGAGGSGGWLYGNGGNGGAGSMGSAGGAGGAGGAGGNPGWLYGTGGTGGAGGAGGSAITPGAAGGAGGDGGAGGRGGLFMRGGDGGRGGAGGTGADGSPAVGDGDPGGVGGAGGVGGAGGAGGSAPVYFGSGGAGGLGGDGGGGGAGGAGAASATGIGGDGGTGGTGGAAGAGGAGGAANSFSQAALAGRLGGVANSFNQAAGADAGGTQGAGGAGGDGGTGGTGGIGGAGTDNSATIGIAGGQGGAGGIGGMGGDAGAGGTGSVTGTGGSAGNGGTGGQGGLGGDGGTGTVGAADGGTGGTGAAGGAGGAGGTGGVAGVGLGGHMGAGGAGGDGGTGGTGGIGGAGTDNSATIGIAGGAGGHGGTGGIGGDAGTGGTGSVMGANGSSGHGGTGGTGGLGGDGGTGTAGAANGGTGGQGVAGGQGGAGGAGGAAGAGAGGLQGAGGAGGDGGTGGTGGTGGAGTDNSATIGVAGGAGGHGGTGGIGGDAGAGGTGSVTGTDGSAGNGGTGGQGGLGGGGGTGTAGAANGGTGGTGAAGGAGGTGGTGGAAGVGLGGTQGAGGAGGDGGTGGTGGIGGAGTDNGATIGVAGGAGGHGGTGGIGGDAGTGGIGSVTGTHGSAGNGGTGGQGGLGGGGGTGTVGAASGGTGGSGAAGGAGGAGGTGGAAGAGLGGHMGAGGAGGDGGTGGTGGTGGAGTDNSATIGIAGGAGGHGGTGGIGGDAGTGGIGSITGTHGSAGNGGTGGTGGTGGDGGTGTAGAANGGTGGTGAAGGAGGTGGTGGAAGVGLGGQMGAGGAGGDGGTGGTGGTGGAGTDNSATLHTAGGQGGHGGTGGTGGAAGAGGTGSVTGTDGSAGNGGTGGQGGLGGDGGTGTVGAANGGTGGTGAAGGAGGAGGTGGAAGVGLGGTQGAGGAGGDGGTGGTGGIGGAGTDNSATIGVAGGAGGHGGTGGIGGDAGTGGIGSITGTHGSAGNGGTGGTGGLGGDGGTGTAGAANGGTGGTGAAGGAGGTGGTGGAAGVGLGGHMGAGGAGGDGGTGGTGGTGGAGTDNSATIGIAGGAGGHGGTGGIGGDAGTGGIGSITGTHGSAGNGGTGGQGGLGGGGGTGTVGAANGGTGGQGAAGGQGGAGGAGGAAGAGTGGIQGAGGAGGHGGTGGTGGTGGAGTDNSATLDIAGGAGGHGGTGGIGGDAGTGGTGSITGTHGSAGNGGTGGTGGLGGGGGTGTVGATDGGTGGTGAAGGAGGTGGTGGTAGVGLGGQMGAGGAGGDGGTGGTGGTGGAGTDNSATLGIAGGQGGTGGTGGTGGDAGTGGIGSITGATGNAGDGGTGGIGGTGGAGGNGTNGANGVGSGADGGAGSTGGDGGAGGAGGKGGAAGTGTGGTQGAGGTGGDGGAGGDGGNGGQGTDGTGLEAMAGGAGGAGGTGGTGGDAGTGGTGSATGASGTGGTGGDGGTGGKAGAGGHGFDGPGGGGPGGIGGTGGDGGTGGTGGAGNGDTGGGTGGTGGQAGAGGTGGPGGEQGGDGGAGGAAGTGGDGGNGGTGGGQGGTGGKGGTGGTGGTGDNRADATAPNRPGGDGGTGGTGGAGGAGGAAGAGGDGNGGDGGAAGNGGQGGTGGFAKVLESGTGGAGGTGGQGGTGGTGGAGAGTGDGGTGGAAGNGGTGGTGAAGGTGGSDAGAGGAGGTGGTAGTAGDGGDGGTNNGTGGDGGAGGDGGAGGTGGTGGTGTSTSASGGIGGSGADGTAGGKGGNGNGSGSGGTGGTGGDGGDGGTGGAGDGGTNPGGAGSTGGTGSPGNAPSGTTGGTGGTAGTGGTGGPAGTP from the coding sequence ATGTCCTTTCTGTCCATATCGCCCGAACTTGTCGCCACCGCCGCGGGTGATCTCACCAACATCGGTTCCACACTTGAGGCCGCCAACGCGGCTGCCTCGGCGGCCACCACCGAGCTGCTGGCCGCCGGCGCCGACGAGGTGTCAACTCGAATCGCGGCATTGTTCGGCACGTACGGCCAGGAGTATCAGGCGATCAGCGCACAGGTCGCGGTGTACCAGCAAGAGTTCGTCCAAACACTGCAAGGCGCCACCAGTGCCTACAAGTGGGCCGAGGCCGCCAACGCCGAGCAGACCCTGCTAGGCCTGATTAATCCTGCCACTCAAGCCCTGCTTGGGCGCCCGTTGATCGGCGACGGCGCGAACGCGACAACCCCGGGTGGGGCCGGCGGAGACGGTGGCCTGCTCTACGGCAGCGGCGGCAACGGCGCTGCCGGCGCGCCAGGCCAAACGGGTGGCGCAGGCGGGTCGGCGGGGTTGTTGGGCAACGGCGGCAACGGCGGAGCGGGCGGAACGGGCGGTGCCGCGGGTGGGGCCGGCGGCTCCGGCGGCTGGCTGTACGGCAACGGCGGCAACGGCGGCGCTGGAAGTATGGGCTCTGCCGGCGGGGCTGGCGGTGCCGGTGGCGCGGGCGGTAACCCTGGCTGGCTGTACGGGACTGGTGGCACCGGCGGGGCCGGAGGCGCCGGCGGTAGTGCGATAACGCCGGGTGCTGCCGGTGGCGCCGGTGGTGACGGCGGCGCCGGCGGGCGCGGCGGGCTGTTTATGCGCGGTGGTGACGGCGGGCGCGGCGGTGCCGGCGGAACCGGTGCTGACGGCAGCCCTGCCGTTGGTGACGGTGATCCCGGCGGTGTCGGCGGAGCTGGTGGTGTGGGTGGTGCTGGCGGCGCCGGCGGCAGTGCCCCGGTGTACTTCGGCTCCGGTGGGGCCGGCGGACTTGGTGGTGACGGTGGTGGCGGCGGGGCGGGCGGCGCGGGCGCCGCTAGCGCCACCGGGATCGGTGGTGACGGCGGTACGGGTGGCACCGGTGGCGCCGCCGGTGCGGGCGGCGCCGGTGGCGCCGCCAATAGCTTCAGCCAAGCCGCCCTTGCGGGCCGGCTTGGTGGCGTCGCCAATAGCTTCAACCAAGCCGCCGGCGCGGATGCCGGTGGCACCCAAGGCGCCGGCGGCGCTGGTGGTGACGGCGGCACCGGCGGCACCGGTGGCATCGGCGGTGCGGGCACCGATAACAGCGCCACCATCGGTATCGCCGGCGGCCAAGGCGGCGCCGGCGGCATAGGCGGGATGGGCGGCGACGCCGGCGCCGGCGGCACCGGCTCGGTCACCGGCACAGGCGGCTCCGCCGGGAACGGCGGCACCGGCGGCCAGGGCGGCCTCGGCGGTGACGGCGGCACCGGCACGGTCGGCGCGGCCGACGGCGGCACCGGCGGGACCGGCGCCGCGGGCGGCGCCGGCGGCGCCGGGGGTACCGGTGGTGTTGCCGGCGTGGGCCTCGGTGGCCACATGGGCGCCGGTGGCGCTGGTGGTGACGGCGGCACCGGCGGCACCGGTGGCATCGGCGGTGCGGGCACCGACAACAGCGCCACCATCGGCATCGCCGGCGGTGCCGGCGGCCACGGCGGCACCGGCGGGATCGGCGGCGACGCCGGCACCGGCGGCACCGGCTCGGTGATGGGCGCGAACGGGTCATCCGGGCATGGCGGCACCGGCGGCACGGGTGGCCTCGGCGGTGACGGCGGCACCGGCACCGCCGGCGCGGCCAACGGCGGCACCGGCGGCCAGGGTGTCGCCGGCGGCCAGGGCGGCGCCGGGGGTGCCGGCGGCGCGGCCGGCGCGGGTGCCGGCGGGCTCCAAGGCGCCGGCGGCGCCGGCGGTGACGGCGGCACCGGCGGCACCGGCGGCACCGGCGGTGCGGGCACCGACAACAGCGCCACCATCGGCGTCGCCGGCGGTGCCGGCGGCCACGGCGGCACCGGCGGGATCGGCGGCGACGCCGGCGCCGGCGGCACCGGCTCGGTCACCGGTACCGACGGCTCTGCCGGGAACGGCGGCACCGGCGGCCAGGGCGGCCTCGGCGGCGGCGGCGGCACCGGCACCGCGGGCGCGGCCAACGGCGGCACCGGCGGGACCGGCGCCGCGGGCGGCGCCGGCGGCACCGGGGGTACCGGTGGTGCGGCCGGCGTGGGCCTCGGCGGCACCCAGGGCGCTGGTGGCGCTGGTGGTGACGGCGGTACCGGCGGCACCGGTGGCATCGGCGGTGCGGGCACTGATAACGGCGCCACCATCGGCGTCGCCGGCGGTGCCGGCGGCCACGGCGGCACCGGCGGGATCGGCGGCGACGCCGGCACCGGCGGCATCGGCTCGGTCACCGGCACCCACGGCTCCGCCGGGAACGGCGGCACCGGCGGCCAGGGCGGCCTCGGCGGCGGCGGTGGCACCGGCACGGTCGGCGCGGCCAGCGGCGGCACCGGCGGGAGCGGCGCCGCGGGCGGCGCCGGCGGCGCAGGGGGCACCGGTGGTGCGGCCGGCGCGGGCCTCGGCGGCCACATGGGCGCCGGTGGCGCTGGCGGTGACGGCGGCACCGGCGGCACCGGCGGCACCGGCGGTGCCGGCACCGACAACAGCGCCACCATCGGCATCGCCGGCGGTGCCGGCGGCCACGGCGGCACCGGCGGGATCGGCGGCGACGCCGGCACCGGCGGCATCGGCTCGATCACCGGCACCCACGGCTCCGCCGGGAACGGCGGCACCGGCGGCACCGGCGGGACCGGCGGCGACGGCGGCACCGGCACCGCGGGCGCGGCCAACGGCGGCACCGGCGGGACCGGCGCCGCGGGCGGCGCCGGCGGCACCGGGGGTACCGGTGGTGCGGCCGGCGTGGGCCTCGGCGGCCAGATGGGCGCCGGTGGCGCTGGTGGTGACGGCGGCACCGGCGGCACCGGCGGCACCGGCGGTGCCGGCACCGACAACAGCGCCACCCTCCACACAGCCGGCGGCCAAGGCGGCCACGGCGGCACCGGCGGGACCGGCGGGGCGGCCGGCGCCGGCGGCACCGGCTCGGTCACCGGTACCGACGGCTCCGCCGGGAACGGCGGCACCGGCGGCCAGGGCGGCCTCGGCGGTGACGGTGGCACCGGCACGGTCGGCGCGGCCAACGGCGGCACCGGCGGGACCGGCGCCGCGGGCGGCGCCGGCGGCGCCGGGGGTACCGGTGGTGCGGCCGGCGTGGGCCTCGGCGGCACCCAGGGCGCTGGTGGCGCTGGTGGTGACGGCGGCACCGGCGGCACCGGTGGCATCGGCGGTGCGGGCACTGACAACAGCGCCACCATCGGCGTCGCCGGCGGTGCCGGCGGCCACGGCGGCACCGGCGGGATCGGCGGCGACGCCGGCACCGGCGGCATCGGCTCGATCACCGGCACCCACGGCTCCGCCGGGAACGGCGGCACCGGCGGCACCGGCGGCCTCGGCGGCGACGGCGGCACCGGCACCGCGGGCGCGGCCAACGGCGGCACCGGCGGGACCGGCGCCGCGGGCGGCGCCGGCGGCACCGGGGGTACCGGTGGTGCGGCCGGCGTGGGCCTCGGTGGCCACATGGGCGCCGGTGGCGCTGGTGGTGACGGCGGCACCGGCGGCACCGGCGGCACCGGCGGTGCCGGCACCGACAACAGCGCCACCATCGGCATCGCCGGCGGCGCCGGCGGCCACGGCGGCACCGGCGGGATCGGCGGCGACGCCGGCACCGGCGGCATCGGCTCGATCACCGGCACCCACGGCTCCGCCGGGAACGGCGGCACCGGCGGCCAGGGCGGCCTCGGCGGCGGCGGCGGCACCGGCACGGTCGGCGCGGCCAACGGCGGCACCGGCGGCCAGGGCGCCGCCGGCGGCCAGGGCGGCGCCGGGGGTGCCGGCGGCGCGGCCGGCGCCGGTACCGGCGGGATCCAAGGCGCCGGCGGCGCCGGCGGCCACGGCGGCACCGGCGGCACCGGCGGGACCGGCGGTGCGGGCACTGACAACAGCGCCACCCTCGACATCGCCGGCGGCGCCGGCGGCCACGGCGGCACCGGCGGGATCGGCGGCGACGCCGGCACCGGCGGCACCGGCTCGATCACCGGCACCCACGGCTCCGCCGGGAACGGCGGCACCGGCGGCACCGGCGGCCTCGGTGGCGGCGGCGGCACCGGCACGGTCGGCGCGACCGACGGCGGCACCGGCGGGACCGGCGCCGCGGGCGGCGCCGGCGGCACCGGGGGTACCGGTGGTACGGCCGGCGTGGGCCTCGGTGGCCAGATGGGCGCCGGTGGCGCTGGTGGTGACGGCGGCACCGGCGGCACCGGCGGCACCGGCGGTGCGGGCACCGACAACAGCGCCACCCTCGGCATCGCCGGCGGCCAAGGCGGCACCGGCGGCACCGGCGGCACCGGCGGCGACGCCGGCACCGGCGGCATCGGCTCGATCACCGGCGCCACCGGCAACGCCGGCGACGGCGGCACCGGCGGGATCGGCGGTACGGGCGGCGCCGGAGGCAACGGAACCAACGGCGCCAACGGTGTTGGTAGCGGCGCTGACGGTGGCGCCGGCAGCACCGGCGGCGACGGCGGCGCGGGCGGAGCGGGAGGTAAAGGCGGTGCCGCCGGCACCGGCACCGGCGGCACCCAGGGAGCCGGCGGCACCGGCGGCGACGGCGGAGCAGGCGGTGACGGCGGCAACGGCGGTCAAGGCACCGACGGCACCGGTCTTGAAGCAATGGCTGGCGGCGCGGGCGGCGCCGGCGGCACCGGCGGCACCGGCGGTGACGCCGGCACCGGCGGCACCGGGTCAGCCACAGGTGCAAGCGGCACCGGCGGCACCGGCGGTGACGGCGGCACCGGCGGCAAAGCCGGCGCCGGCGGCCACGGTTTCGACGGCCCTGGGGGCGGCGGCCCCGGTGGCATCGGCGGCACCGGCGGTGACGGCGGCACCGGCGGCACCGGCGGTGCCGGCAACGGCGACACCGGCGGCGGCACCGGCGGCACCGGCGGCCAAGCCGGCGCCGGCGGCACCGGCGGCCCAGGCGGCGAGCAGGGCGGCGACGGTGGGGCCGGCGGAGCCGCCGGTACCGGCGGCGACGGCGGGAACGGCGGCACCGGCGGCGGACAGGGCGGCACCGGCGGCAAGGGCGGTACCGGCGGCACCGGCGGCACCGGGGACAACCGAGCCGATGCCACCGCACCAAATCGACCAGGAGGCGACGGCGGAACCGGCGGAACCGGCGGAGCCGGCGGCGCGGGCGGTGCCGCAGGCGCCGGAGGCGACGGCAACGGTGGCGACGGCGGCGCTGCCGGCAACGGCGGCCAAGGAGGCACCGGAGGATTCGCCAAGGTTCTTGAAAGCGGCACCGGCGGCGCCGGCGGCACCGGCGGCCAAGGTGGAACCGGTGGCACCGGTGGAGCCGGCGCCGGCACCGGCGACGGCGGCACCGGAGGCGCTGCCGGCAACGGCGGCACCGGCGGCACCGGAGCCGCCGGCGGAACCGGCGGCAGCGACGCCGGCGCCGGCGGCGCCGGCGGCACCGGAGGCACAGCCGGCACCGCCGGCGACGGCGGCGACGGCGGGACCAACAACGGCACCGGCGGCGACGGCGGCGCCGGCGGCGACGGTGGTGCCGGCGGCACCGGCGGCACCGGCGGCACCGGCACCAGCACCAGCGCATCCGGCGGTATCGGCGGGTCTGGCGCCGATGGCACAGCCGGTGGAAAGGGCGGCAACGGAAACGGTAGCGGCAGCGGCGGCACCGGTGGAACCGGTGGTGACGGCGGCGATGGCGGCACCGGCGGCGCCGGTGACGGCGGAACCAACCCCGGAGGCGCCGGCAGCACCGGCGGCACCGGAAGTCCCGGCAACGCTCCCAGCGGCACAACCGGAGGGACCGGCGGCACCGCCGGAACCGGCGGCACCGGAGGTCCCGCCGGCACCCCCTGA
- a CDS encoding IS481 family transposase: protein MADRVWSEKELLRRANRRLAVLKHAEEVSGNVAATCRYYGISRNVFYRWKRRYEDEGLDGLKDRSSAPLHCPTITEPEVVDKIIHLRQHYHFGPSRITMYLKRYHDVTISASGVWRILKRLGMNRLPASQRYKRHSGRWKRYEKQRPGHHVQIDVKFIEPITTGSGRRKRYYQYTAIDDCTRLRVLRAYPRSDQKTAIQFLDYVISRMPFQVEKIQTDNGAEFQSSFHWHATDQGIGHAYIRPATPRLNGKVERSHRIDAEEFYRLLDGVVEDDAGLFNQKLKEWEDYYNYHRPHGGLGGQTPYERLLQKTKAQPVTGPRQSHN, encoded by the coding sequence ATGGCTGATCGTGTTTGGAGTGAGAAGGAACTGCTCAGGCGGGCCAACCGTCGCCTGGCCGTGCTGAAGCACGCCGAGGAAGTCAGCGGAAACGTGGCGGCTACCTGCCGCTACTACGGCATCAGCCGCAACGTGTTCTACCGGTGGAAGCGGCGCTACGAAGACGAGGGCCTCGACGGCCTCAAAGACCGCTCCAGCGCCCCGCTGCACTGCCCGACGATCACCGAGCCAGAGGTGGTGGACAAGATCATTCACCTGCGGCAGCACTACCACTTCGGGCCATCGAGGATCACCATGTACCTCAAGCGCTACCACGACGTCACGATCAGCGCGTCAGGGGTGTGGCGAATCCTCAAGCGGCTCGGGATGAACCGTCTGCCCGCCTCACAACGCTACAAGCGCCATTCGGGCCGCTGGAAACGCTACGAAAAGCAACGGCCCGGCCATCACGTGCAAATCGATGTGAAGTTCATCGAGCCGATCACCACCGGATCGGGCCGCCGCAAGCGCTACTACCAGTACACCGCGATCGACGACTGCACCCGACTACGCGTGCTACGGGCCTACCCCCGCTCCGATCAAAAGACCGCGATCCAGTTCCTCGACTACGTGATCTCACGTATGCCATTCCAGGTCGAGAAGATCCAGACCGACAACGGCGCGGAATTCCAATCCAGCTTCCATTGGCACGCGACCGACCAGGGTATCGGCCACGCCTATATCCGCCCGGCTACACCCAGGCTCAACGGGAAAGTGGAACGCTCGCACCGCATCGATGCCGAAGAGTTCTACCGGCTGCTCGACGGTGTCGTCGAAGACGACGCCGGCCTGTTCAACCAGAAGCTCAAGGAATGGGAGGACTACTACAACTACCACCGACCCCACGGCGGGCTCGGCGGCCAAACCCCATACGAAAGGCTGCTACAAAAGACCAAAGCCCAGCCTGTCACCGGCCCCCGTCAGTCACACAACTAG